CGCTGTTCTTGGGTTTCAACACCTTCGCCAATGGTTTTCATTCCCATCACCTTGGCAATGCCGAGGAGCGTGCGGACAAGCATGTCGTTTTCTTCGCTGATGCCAATGCGTGCCACGAAGCTACGGTCGATCTTCATCGTGTTGAACGGGTATTTGTGCAGATAACTCAAGCTGGAATAGCCGGTTCCAAAGTCGTCGATTGCCAGGCCGATATTCATGTCCCGGAGTTCGGCAAAGACCTTTTGGGTGCATTGGTCCTCCTCAAGCACCAGATCCTCTGTAATCTCGAGAAGCAATTGGTCGGCAGACAAACCATAGGTCATCAGAAGGTCAGCCACATGCTCGGCAAACCCCTCTTTCTGGAATTGGCTTGAGCTCACGTTGACCGAGACGCCCGTTGTGCCCCAATTGCTGGCGTCACGGATTGCCCGCTCCAAGACCCAATTATCGATTTCGGATGTAAACCCGGCTTCCTTGGCAATAGGCAAAAACACCCCTGGAGAAACAAGTCCACGCTCCGGATGGCGCCAGCGAATGAGTGCCTCAGCATGTGCCCGTTCGCCTGTCCCGGACACCACAATCGACTGATAGAACAGTTCGAACTGATCGTCCTGAAGGGCAGTCGCCAGCTCACTGCGGAGCTGTCGGCGTTCGCAGCGCTCCTCATCCATCCTATTGTCGAACAGCCGGTAAGACCGTTTGCCTTCGGCCTTACACCTTTGAAGCGCAACATCAGCAGATCGAATGATATCGAGTATGCCTCGGCCATGATCTGGAAAACGCGCAATCCCTGCACTGCAGGATGCATCGATCAGACGCCCTTCAAACTCGATTGGCTCGATCAGGTCATCAAACAATCCAACCAGATTGCTCGGGAAGTGGTCTTCCCCGACCCGGCCTTCTACCAAAATAACAAATTCATCGCCGCCGATCCGGCCGATCAGCACGTCCGGCCCAAGACGCTTTCGTATCCGGACGGCTTGGCTCATGATCAGCCAATCCCCGGCCATGTGCCCATGGATGTCGTTGACTTCTTTCAAGTTATCCAGGTCCAGATAAACAAGACTGGCACCCTTCATGCGCACGTCCTCGGACGCTAATTGCCTTTCAGCCTCTTTGTAGAATTGAGCCCGTGTGGTGAAGCCCGTCATAGAATCGTGGGAAGCGGCGCGCCGGGCTTCTCGCTCTTGCAGTGCCAATTCGCTTTTGGCCTGTGTGATCTGGCGTAAAGCCGCAAGAACCATGATCAAAATGGTTCCCAGAGACAAAAACAAAACCGGGATCGAGGACATGATCACACCGGTTGCCCGGCTGATCGGGTTCCAAACCAGCTGAGCCACTTTCGAACCCGCTGCATTTTTCAATGAAATGCCGATCATGCCTTCCGGAGTTTTATCTTGCAGTTCAAGTTCTTCGACTGGAAGGACGGAGAGCAATTCTGCCAATCTGCGGTCATTCAGTTCAAAAATCGAGATCAGAATGAACGGTTCCTGATAGACCATCGGAATACCGCCTGGATCTGGAACAACCGCAAAAGCGGCCACAAGACTGGGAATGCCGTTTACTCTGAATACATCCGATCCGTTCAGATCCGCCAAGTCACCGGCGAACAGAATATCTCCGTCCGGATTCGCGGTGAGCGCGGCTAGATAATTGTTACGTATCAACTGCAACGCATCGGCAAAGTCACTGTTCAGGACCTCTCGGATTACCTTTTGGGCTGGTTCGCCTGACTTGCTTGCTGAAAAAGTGAGGCCATCACTGGGCGCTATCAATCCTGAATAATCTGGCGAGAAATCACCAGCCATATCAACGCCAAAACGATCTGCAATCCAGTCAGGATCGGGATTTGAGACGATGTTGATGTACGCAGCATTTGAAGCCGCATACCGCTCCATCTCGTCGACCAGTGATTGCCGGTAGCTGTCGAAAATCCGGGAAACGGCCGTCACTTCACGCTGTGCAGTTTCCTTTTCGGCCAGCCATACCTTGATGAAAACTGCCCCGAAAACAACCAGCACGATCGTGAATAAAACAGGCACGACAGCCACAGGCGCGACAAATAACGTATTTATTCCAATGCGTCTTTTTACGATATCTTCGCGGTCTAGACGTCCGCCATCATAGACTGTTTCGTCATATTTATCGTCAATATTACCCATATTCTATCCAGATCAGGACGATATGAAGTAGTTTTTAAAGGTAATTCTCTAATTTTCTCTCAATACGTGCAAAACAACAAAAATAGCCGGGACGGACGAACCACCCCGGCATCAGAACTATTTGAACAAAGCCCGCTCTGCTTAGAGCTTGTCTGTCACTGCCGTTGAGGTCGCGCCCTCAGGCTCCTTGGTAATAACCGGATCAGACCCACCAGACAGGAGAGACTTCACGGTCCGCTCATAGGCGGCCATGTCCAACTTGCCGTCAGACCCATCGACCAGCTTGTTGATCTCGCCAACCATCCGGATCTGATGCTTTTCGGTTTGAGCACCGGTCGCGTCGTTTTCCAGAACGATTTCAGCTGCTTCTTCCGGGTTTTCGGCGGCATAAGCCCAGCCCTTCATGGAGGCTTTTACAAAGCGTGCCAGCTTGTCGACCATTGCCGGGTCCTCAAGGCTGGACTCCAGGACATAAAGGCCATCTTCAAGGGTCGCGACGCCCTGGTCTTCATATTTGAAAACCACCAGCTCTTCCGCGGGAATGCCTGCGTCGATCACCTGCCAGTATTCGTTGTAGGTCATCGTGGAAATGCAGTCGGCCTGCTTCTGAAGCAGCGGATCCACATTGAAGCCCTGCTTGAGAACCGTCACGCCACCGTCACTGCCGTCAGTTGCAATGCCAAGCTGGCTCATCCAGGATAGAAACGGATATTCATTGCCGAAGAACCAGACGCCAAGTGTCTTGCCGCGGAAGTCTTCCGGAGAAGAAATTCCGGTTTCTTTCCGGCACGTCAGCATCATCCCGGACTTCTGGAACGGCTGGGCGATGTTGACGAGCGGCACGCCCTTTTCGCGCGATGCCAAAGCCGACGGCATCCAGTCGATGATGACATCTGCACCGCCACCGGCGATCACCTGCGGCGGCGCAATGTCCGGACCGCCCGGCTTGATTGTGACATCAAGGTCTTCCTCTTCGTAGAAGCCTTTGTCTTTGGCGACGTAGTAACCTGCAAACTGGCCTTGCGTGACCCATTTCAACTGAAGCGTCAGCTCGTCGGCAGCCTGCGCTCCGGTCGCAAACAGACCAGCGCCAAGGACCGAAGCCAGTGCCAGACTTTTGAGTGCCTTCATTGCCATTCCCCTATTGTTTATGGGCGTGCCTTGGTGGCTCCGCCCGTCTCTGGAATTCAAACCTTGCCGGGAATAAAGGAATGAGCATCTCCCTCACGCTCTTGCACATTCCCCGCAATATGGCCGCGCTGCACTGTGCGGACGTGTCGTCTTCTCCACAGTCAGCCTGACCAAATGGTCAAGAAAATCTAGAAAGCTGCCAGCTCTCTGGTCAAGACTATTTTTTAGTCATGCGGAATTTTAATTCTGTTGACCCGTTAATTCGCTCATATTGTTTCTATTTTCCAATTTCCACTCAAGCTTGCGTTGCCATGACATTGGCAATTCCTGCAGTATCAACCATGCTGCCTTTGAATGGAACTCAGGCAAGCCTCATACTGATGGACAACAGCCAAGACGCGCAAGGTCTTTCCATGATCGACAAATCAACCCTCGTCTACACGGCCGTTCCAATGCCGGACCGGCGGGCTGTTTCCGATGAAGACATGCGCCAGCGCGCCGATGAGTTTCTGGAAGATGTTCGCACACGGCATACGGTTCGCCAGTTTTCCGACAAACCGGTAGAGCGCAGTGTGATCGAAACCTGCATACGCGCTGCCGGAACCGCTCCTAGCGGCGCCAATCATCAACCCTGGCATTTTGTGGCAATCCGTAATCCAGACCTAAAACGCCAGATTCGGGAAGCAGCCGAAGAAGAAGAGCAAAAGTTTTATGATGGCGGCGCGGGAGATGCCTGGATCAAGGCGCTGGAACCGATCGGCACCAACGCGCACAAACCGCATCTGGAAATCGCTCCATGGCTAATTGTGATCTTTGCCCAGCGCTGGGGCACGTATGAAGACGGCACGCGCTACAAGCACTACTATGTTCCTGAAAGCGTCGGGATCGCGACCGGTGTGCTGATCACGGCTTTGCACCATGCAGGTCTCAGCACCTTGACCCATACGCCCAACCCTATGCGGTTTTTGAACGATATTCTGGACCGCCCGGAAGCCGAAAAGCCCGTCATGATCCTCGCCGTCGGCCACCCGGCAACCGACGCCACCGTTCCAGCCGCAGCCAAAATCAAAAAACCTCTCAAAGAGATCCTAAGTGTGTTTGATACCGAGGCTTAGTTCGGAAAAAATTGGAGACTTGAGCACCGTCTCAAAGGGCTAAGCTGTACCGGCGTTTGCGCAGCAATCAGCTGTCGTCTTCGTGAAGAATCTCTGTTTTGAACCGCGGGCGCCGGATATGAAAATCATTAAGACTGAAGTCACCGACAATGTCACTTACAAACAAGGCTGAATGCTCCAACGACAACTGTACGACGATGACAGTGTCGCCTTCTGCGAGGGTGGGAAAATCAAACTGGGCCAAATCTTCCTCTGTCAGAAGCGCATCGTCATCGTTGCTCTCTGACCAGTGAACCTCCAATTCATCCTCATCATCGAAGAAATTGCGGACACTCGAAACTGTCATGGTGAAATTGCTGTCGGTCGCGTAATTTCCGAGAATAGACTCCGCCGTTGCTTCAATAAGATCGAAGTCATCTTCTGTAAACTCAACACCGTCGAAGCGCGTAACGAGATCTGTTGTCACACTCGCTGCTCGCTCAAGCTGACGGGAAGCGCGGAACCCATCAAACAAACTGGCGGTGTTCAAAAAAATCAAAATCAATAAT
This window of the Roseibium alexandrii DFL-11 genome carries:
- a CDS encoding putative bifunctional diguanylate cyclase/phosphodiesterase codes for the protein MGNIDDKYDETVYDGGRLDREDIVKRRIGINTLFVAPVAVVPVLFTIVLVVFGAVFIKVWLAEKETAQREVTAVSRIFDSYRQSLVDEMERYAASNAAYINIVSNPDPDWIADRFGVDMAGDFSPDYSGLIAPSDGLTFSASKSGEPAQKVIREVLNSDFADALQLIRNNYLAALTANPDGDILFAGDLADLNGSDVFRVNGIPSLVAAFAVVPDPGGIPMVYQEPFILISIFELNDRRLAELLSVLPVEELELQDKTPEGMIGISLKNAAGSKVAQLVWNPISRATGVIMSSIPVLFLSLGTILIMVLAALRQITQAKSELALQEREARRAASHDSMTGFTTRAQFYKEAERQLASEDVRMKGASLVYLDLDNLKEVNDIHGHMAGDWLIMSQAVRIRKRLGPDVLIGRIGGDEFVILVEGRVGEDHFPSNLVGLFDDLIEPIEFEGRLIDASCSAGIARFPDHGRGILDIIRSADVALQRCKAEGKRSYRLFDNRMDEERCERRQLRSELATALQDDQFELFYQSIVVSGTGERAHAEALIRWRHPERGLVSPGVFLPIAKEAGFTSEIDNWVLERAIRDASNWGTTGVSVNVSSSQFQKEGFAEHVADLLMTYGLSADQLLLEITEDLVLEEDQCTQKVFAELRDMNIGLAIDDFGTGYSSLSYLHKYPFNTMKIDRSFVARIGISEENDMLVRTLLGIAKVMGMKTIGEGVETQEQRDFLVNAGCEYLQGYLFDRPAPLAESGLKRAS
- a CDS encoding nitroreductase family protein; translated protein: MLPLNGTQASLILMDNSQDAQGLSMIDKSTLVYTAVPMPDRRAVSDEDMRQRADEFLEDVRTRHTVRQFSDKPVERSVIETCIRAAGTAPSGANHQPWHFVAIRNPDLKRQIREAAEEEEQKFYDGGAGDAWIKALEPIGTNAHKPHLEIAPWLIVIFAQRWGTYEDGTRYKHYYVPESVGIATGVLITALHHAGLSTLTHTPNPMRFLNDILDRPEAEKPVMILAVGHPATDATVPAAAKIKKPLKEILSVFDTEA
- a CDS encoding ABC transporter substrate-binding protein, coding for MKALKSLALASVLGAGLFATGAQAADELTLQLKWVTQGQFAGYYVAKDKGFYEEEDLDVTIKPGGPDIAPPQVIAGGGADVIIDWMPSALASREKGVPLVNIAQPFQKSGMMLTCRKETGISSPEDFRGKTLGVWFFGNEYPFLSWMSQLGIATDGSDGGVTVLKQGFNVDPLLQKQADCISTMTYNEYWQVIDAGIPAEELVVFKYEDQGVATLEDGLYVLESSLEDPAMVDKLARFVKASMKGWAYAAENPEEAAEIVLENDATGAQTEKHQIRMVGEINKLVDGSDGKLDMAAYERTVKSLLSGGSDPVITKEPEGATSTAVTDKL